A stretch of the Oxyura jamaicensis isolate SHBP4307 breed ruddy duck chromosome 4, BPBGC_Ojam_1.0, whole genome shotgun sequence genome encodes the following:
- the IRS4 gene encoding insulin receptor substrate 4, with amino-acid sequence MASGVNGAAGAEGEPAEGGRCPSPQPHHLLLLLRRSPSASLCGPPEAPGGSGAARGGQPPGSAARGGEDVRKCGYLRKQKHGHKRYFVLRAESRLAPARLEYYDSEKKFKSSLRAAGGAAGLCCPPPKRVIPLYQCFTVSRRADAKHKHIIALYTKDEYFAMLAENEAEQEAWYQAISELMSQSKRGFLEQEEQADQQVDEDDEHYGAALRPGTVFKEVWQVNVKPKGLGQTKNLTGVYRLCLSSKAIHLVKLNSEVPSVHLQLMNIRRCGHSENFFFIEVGRSASIGPGELWMQVDDSVVAQNMHETFLETMKALKAFAEFRPRSKSQSSGGGGGTNPISFITTRRHLGNLPPSQTGLQRRSRTESVVGGTPPTTKSSNSYRFRTSSEGEGTMARPFRSVTGSLIHLNTARMNLGRQEGSGRYVRAAFSSSYHTRSASLPVSHFPSTTSPISVSSSSGHGSASDMLTRPSSSSVCGSPSDGGFISSDEYGSSPGDFRYFRVRSNTPDSLGNTPPIREENCLSEYMSMSKQQADDSSRDDYMEAEKCFRKRTYSLTKPTSVAVQQKMTQTTASLDEDSVGNHGRLLYSETPKMKGNHELEYNDSNLDSVCNQSRSKARDDGYMPMMPGVASSLSSSSDYLPMTPKSMSVPKQINNSWSPSQVDSRGYMMMFPKASSSPVRSPLTGFISKGSNEKIVNNEYMDMSPGNSAPKHPGDSNYIHNNSVSKGFSSYFSLPRSFKALSGQNGDHSEYVPMSSPGKLLYGGPENVKSINSEALSNGISKSPVVKGSDEGLGQNRATRPTRLPLSTRGSNTIPRMYDRSVPPEPASPGEYINIDFNEKASNTPYSLSAEGSPSSLGSSSDHRQSPLSDYMSVDLDVQSPKVAKELSNSLTDISIYASSSIPRNQPNPDYARLSFGTACVSAASNRTDDYTEMTFNMAATPPRPFASESDDGVKIDSPSSIVNRLCIVDRYTGSSSFSVPSADPPVGPKVIRADPQGRRRHSSETFSSAGTVTTSSSFFTDSSKRHSSASFDNVWLKPDENISDGQESKMSRDTSTGFQNGLNYIALNLRDDPISCEASTATPTCHLQNGTSSLDSGAYVSIDFTRSDGLKCNAARKD; translated from the coding sequence aTGGCGAGCGGCGTGAACGGCGCCGCCGGTGCCGAGGGGGAGCCGGCCGAGGGCGGCCGCTGCCCGTCGCCGCAGCCCcaccacctgctgctgctgctccgtcGCTCGCCCAGCGCCTCGCTCTGCGGGCCCCCCGAGGCTCccggcggcagcggggccgcccggggcgggcagccccccgggagcGCGGCCCGCGGAGGGGAGGACGTGAGGAAGTGCGGCTACCTGCGGAAGCAGAAGCACGGGCACAAGCGGTACTTCGTGCTGCGGGCCGAGAGCCGCCTGGCCCCGGCGCGGCTGGAGTACTACGACAGCGAGAAGAAGTTCAAGAGCAGCCTGCGGGCCgccggcggggcggcggggctgtgctgcccccCGCCCAAAAGGGTCATCCCCCTCTACCAGTGCTTCACCGTCAGCCGGCGGGCGGACGCCAAGCACAAGCACATCATCGCCTTGTACACCAAGGACGAGTATTTCGCCATGCTGGCGGAGAACGAGGCCGAGCAGGAGGCCTGGTACCAGGCGATCAGCGAGCTGATGAGCCAGAGCAAGAGGGGGTttctggagcaggaggagcaggcgGATCAGCAGGTGGATGAGGATGACGAGCACTACGGGGCAGCCCTGAGGCCCGGCACTGTCTTCAAGGAGGTGTGGCAGGTCAATGTGAAACCCAAAGGACTGGGCCAAACGAAAAACCTGACTGGGGTGTACAGGCTGTGCCTCTCCAGCAAGGCCATCCACCTCGTCAAGCTGAACTCGGAGGTGCCCTCCGTCCACTTGCAGCTGATGAACATCCGCCGGTGCGGGCACTCGGAGAACTTCTTTTTCATCGAGGTGGGCAGGTCCGCTTCCATCGGGCCTGGAGAGCTCTGGATGCAAGTGGATGATTCAGTGGTGGCCCAGAACATGCACGAGACTTTTTTGGAGACCATGAAAGCGTTAAAGGCCTTTGCGGAGTTCCGGCCCCGAAGCAAAAGCCAGTCTTCTGGTGGCGGTGGTGGCACCAACCCCATATCCTTCATCACCACTAGGAGGCACCTGGGCAACCTGCCCCCCAGCCAGACGGGCTTGCAGAGAAGATCTAGAACGGAGAGCGTTGTTGGAGGGACGCCTCCGACCACCAAAAGCAGCAACTCCTATCGCTTCAGAACATCTAGCGAAGGAGAAGGCACCATGGCCAGGCCTTTTAGGTCAGTGACGGGGAGCCTCATCCACCTGAATACTGCAAGGATGAACTTGGGCCGGCAAGAAGGGAGCGGAAGGTACGTTAGAGCCGCGTTCAGCTCGTCATATCACACCCGGTCTGCGTCGCTGCCCGTGTCTCATTTTCCCTCCACTACCAGTCCCATCAGTGTTTCTTCCAGTAGTGGCCATGGCTCTGCTTCAGACATGTTGACCAGGCCTTCTAGCTCCTCCGTCTGCGGTTCCCCAAGTGATGGGGGATTTATCTCTTCTGATGAGTACGGCTCCAGCCCTGGAGATTTCAGGTACTTTCGGGTCAGGAGCAATACACCAGATTCCCTGGGAAACACGCCACCTATCAGAGAGGAGAATTGTCTGAGTGAGTACATGTCCATGAGTAAGCAGCAAGCAGATGATAGCTCGAGAGATGATTATATGGAGGCTGAAAAGTGTTTCAGGAAAAGAACTTACTCTCTAACTAAACCAACCTCTGTAGCAGTGCAGCAGAAAATGACACAAACGACGGCTTCGTTAGATGAAGACTCTGTGGGAAATCACGGGCGATTGCTGTACTCTGAAACACCAAAAATGAAAGGTAACCATGAATTGGAATACAATGACAGTAATCTTGACTCTGTATGCAACCAAAGCAGGAGTAAAGCTAGGGACGATGGGTACATGCCAATGATGCCAGGAGTTGCATCTTCTCTGTCGAGTAGCAGTGATTATCTGCCAATGACTCCTAAAAGTATGTCTGTTCCAAAACAGATAAACAATTCGTGGTCACCATCTCAGGTTGACTCCAGAGGATACATGATGATGTTTCCAAAGGCGAGCTCTTCACCTGTACGAAGTCCTTTAACTGgatttatttctaaaggaaGTAATGAGAAGATTGTAAACAATGAGTATATGGATATGTCTCCCGGTAATTCCGCTCCAAAGCACCCTGGTGATTCAAATTACATTCATAACAATTCTGTTTCCAAAGGTttcagttcttatttttctttgcccCGAAGCTTTAAGGCGTTATCAGGACAAAATGGTGACCACAGCGAATATGTTCCAATGTCTTCACCTGGAAAACTCCTGTACGGTGGaccagaaaatgtaaaaagcatcAACAGCGAAGCCCTGTCTAACGGCATCTCGAAGTCGCCAGTGGTGAAAGGTTCAGATGAAGGACTTGGGCAGAACAGGGCTACGAGGCCAACGAGGCTCCCGCTCAGTACGAGGGGCAGTAATACTATCCCGAGAATGTATGATCGTTCTGTCCCACCTGAGCCAGCAAGTCCCGGTGAATacataaatattgattttaatgaaaaggcAAGTAATACACCGTATTCCTTATCCGCAGAGGGATCACCGTCATCTCTGGGCTCGAGCAGTGACCACAGACAGTCCCCGCTCTCTGATTATATGAGCGTTGACTTGGATGTACAGTCGCCAAAAGTAGCGAAGGAACTTTCCAACTCTTTAACGGATATTTCAATTTATGCAAGTTCCAGTATTCCTAGAAACCAACCAAATCCTGACTATGCTAGGCTCTCCTTTGGTACCGCCTGTGTTAGCGCTGCAAGTAACAGGACTGACGATTACACGGAGATGACATTCAACATGGCAGCGACACCACCGCGGCCGTTTGCCTCCGAATCTGACGATGGAGTAAAGATTGATAGTCCTTCTTCCATAGTTAACAGACTGTGCATTGTCGATCGATACACAGGTAGCAGTAGCTTCTCTGTTCCTAGCGCCGATCCTCCCGTGGGACCCAAGGTGATCCGAGCCGATCCCCAAGGCCGGAGGAGACACAGTTCTGAAACATTCTCTTCTGCTGGGACTGTGacaacctcctcctctttctttacTGATAGTAGCAAAAGACACAGCTCTGCCTCATTTGACAATGTTTGGTTAAAAccagatgaaaacatttctgatggtcaggaaagcaaaatgtcCAGGGATACCTCAACTGGATTTCAGAATGGCTTAAACTACATAGCTCTGAATTTACGCGATGATCCTATAAGCTGTGAGGCAAGTACTGCAACGCCAACTTGCCATCTCCAAAATGGTACTTCGAGTTTGGACAGTGGAGCTTACGTAAGCATAGATTTCACCAGGTCCGACGGTCTGAAGTGTAACGCTGCGCGAAAAG